A window of the Bombina bombina isolate aBomBom1 chromosome 3, aBomBom1.pri, whole genome shotgun sequence genome harbors these coding sequences:
- the LOC128653333 gene encoding bombinins BLP-7/H-BO-like, translating to MNFKYIVAVSFLIASTYARSVKNDEQSLSQRDVLDEESLREIRGIGGTLLNVGKVALKGLAKGLAEHFANGKRTAEDHEMMKRLEAAVRDLDSLDHPEEASEKETRGFNQRMKRFLGLLGGLLG from the exons ATGAATTTTAAGTACATAGTTGCAGTGTCCTTTTTAATAGCATCTACATATGCACGAag tgtaaagAATGATGAACAGTCTCTGAGTCAGAGGGATGTTTTAGATGAAGAATCACTGAGGGAAATCAGAGGTATAGGAGGAACCCTCCTAAATGTTGGTAAAGTAGCTTTAAAAGGCTTGGCTAAAGGATTGGCTGAGCATTTTGCGAATGGGAAGAGAACAGCTGAAGATCATGAAATGATGAAAAGACTGGAAGCCGCAGTGCGTGATCTAGATTCCTTGGATCATCCAGAGGAAGCTTCTGAAAAGGAAACCAGAGGCTTCAATCAGAGGATGAAACGCTTTTTAGGTTTGCTTGGTGGTTTACTTGGATAA